The window GAACTGATAGGAGTTTGCAGTGCAGAAATGCCAAATATGTTCATGAGACGATATAAGAGACAGTGTATCCATCAAAAAGCTTGTCAGCCAGAGAGCACGACCTAGTatattttttaactgtaaaatgtcCAGCATCTCTATCAGACAAAAAAGATCCTTCAAATCAAAGCTCTGTCCCTGAATGTTAAGAATAATCAACATGGGCTTATAATGTATATTGTTACgaatttttttaatctcttcaATGCCACCCTCCAGtgtattttggtatttttaatatttttcagATATCTCTGAGTTCTTTCCTGCCAGTGTTGATGAACAACACTGCTTGCTAAACATTCTTTATTTTGTGCTCAAAATCACTAAATTTATGCAGCTGCTAATATGGTTAGTGAGTACAGTAGAATCTGTCATACGTCATCCTCCAATAGGTGTTACAAAGGAGCGTGGCTCCTTTAAGAAACACagcagtgtgtagtgtgtgtgagtggtcgAGCAAGAGAAGGAGAGATAGCTCTGTTGTTTTCCTCCTTGGCAACCAGAGCAGGAGGAAAAGTTTAGCAAAGAAGTTGTCTAGTGGCAGGAGGTGCACAGCACAGATTCAATACACCTGAACAACTTCTGACGGCTATCACTATCACATTCCCAGTTTACAGTGTAGGTAATGCATTGGAGTTCACCAGAATGATACATGTAGTTACAAGGGAACAAGATATGAGGTTTGGGGAATAAGGAGTTATTAATCTGAGATCCTGAACAGAATGTGTATAAAGTGTCGAGTATATTTTGAACTAAACCACACACAACTCTCGGTTTTTGAATCAAGAGCCTGTTAGTTGGACGCCCATTTTCTTAAATCTCATgactgtcttttattttgttgtcttttagAATGTTAAAATGGCGAAGAAGCCTTCTAAGAACAGGGATCGGGACCGATTTGACAGCCTGGTGGAGCAGTACAAGAAAAAACTGACGAGTAACTGCAACACCAACATGAAGAGAAACAAGTGGTTCGATAGTTAAAgctgtgtggttgtgtgtgtgtgtgtgtgtgtgtatgtgtgagagagaaaatgttgtCGAGAATAAGTACAGTGGTcatcataaatgtgtttgtacagtatatgatgccctcttcacttcattcatccTGTCCCTGCGTTTCTGTAATCCacgttcatgtttgttttttactattaaaaaaaactgactgatGTAAGgatagttttatttttcatgcacATGGCTTTTTATGAAACAATTTTAAATCCCCTTGAATTTGTGTCTTATTGTGAATGTTTATATCATAATAAATCCCCGTTTGTTGGATTCACAGATGAGTCTGTTCATTATGAcagctcctgttttttttttcttttgttaacgGGAGTTAATCATAAGCTGATAGTTCTGATAGTTCTAGATAAACACTTCCCACGCGTGAACCCTGAATGTACAAATGTAGCATTTTAGACTGGTCAACGTGCCTTTTTCATGTCAttacacaacactgacacacttgTATATtacaaagaaatatttttattaaatatttgctCAAAATTTGAATCCAtcagttctaaaaaaaaaaaaaatagcatcaactgtacaaaaatatacaaaacatcATCTTCAGACATAAATAGCCATATTGGAAGAGCTGATGACATtgcagtgaaaaaaatgttgcccTTTTGCTCTTCCGGTGCTCGTTGCCATACAAACACACCTGTTGGTCTTGGCAAGTTTCTATCTGATTTTCTGGAATTCCCTCCAGCTGCATTGATCCCGACACAGTCGATTCATGACAGAATTAGGATTTAGTTCAACATTCTTCAGCTCTTCAACAGTGGTGTGTAAAAATACGTACCTTTTAAGCAGGTAATTTATCTTAAAGCATGGACAGTTTGCATTGACATCACTTTTTCTGCAAACCTCCTGATCAAGTGTTTTGTAACAAGTCTCCAAAATACATATTCCTGAatacaatatataaataaatacatgtctGTATAAATAAGTGCATGTTCAAGAACACATTTCCTTCACAACACATTGCAAAAGTGCTACTTGACAAATCCTGTCCAAAAATCAGGCAAACAACTTACAAGTACTGGTTGTTCTGTCCATTTTTTCAGCAAGTCTTAAGATTATCCAGATTTTTCAGCAGCAGGTCGAGGAACTCCTTCACCCTCATGAGAGCCTCGATGCTCACAGTGTGGATGAACTCCTTCTTGCTCTGTAGCTCTTGCAGCGGGCCCGGCACTGAAGGCTTTGGCCGCTGCCCGGTGCAGTGCTCCTGCCTCCACTGATCCAGGAATCCAGACAGCGAAGAGATGTCGTGCTTGATCTGTGAGACGTTGTCAAGGTCGTCTGAGATCAGGCTGTTGTAGCCCTCCAAGACCATCACTATGGAGGAGGTTCCATCCAGATCATCAGCCCGAGGGCTGACTTGAAAGCCCAGTGGAGCCTGCAGCACGAGATCAAGAGAGCGATCACAACCAGGTCAA is drawn from Sparus aurata chromosome 8, fSpaAur1.1, whole genome shotgun sequence and contains these coding sequences:
- the lepa gene encoding leptin a; translation: MDYTLALLLSLLQLLSAGTAAPAPATAPVPAEVVKMKSKVKWIAEQLLVRLNRDFQAPLGFQVSPRADDLDGTSSIVMVLEGYNSLISDDLDNVSQIKHDISSLSGFLDQWRQEHCTGQRPKPSVPGPLQELQSKKEFIHTVSIEALMRVKEFLDLLLKNLDNLKTC